The following is a genomic window from Geoalkalibacter halelectricus.
GTTGATCCGGGGCAGCCCCGGCCCAAAGCGGCCGTTGAAACCGAGTTGCTCATGCTCCTTGGTGACGACATCCTTCTCGGGCTTCCACTCCACGCCGAAAGGTGGGTTGGCCAGCATGTAATGGAATTTTTTCTCGGGGTGGCCGTCCCTGGTTTTTCCATCGCCGAGAGTGTCGCCGTAGATGATGTTCTCGGTGGCCTCGCCTTTGATGAGCATGTCGGAACAGCAGATGGCCCAGGACTCTTCGTTGTATTCCTGGCCGAAAACTTCCAGATGCGCGCCGGGGGCGTGCTCCTGCAGGTACTCCTCGGAAACCGAGAGCATGCCGCCTGTTCCGCAGGTCGGGTCATACAGGGTGCGCACCAGGCCTTTGGTATTGAACAGGCTGTCCTCGGTGTCGTAGAGCAGGTGAACCATGAGCTTGATGACTTCACGGGGTGTAAAGTGATCCCCGGCCTCTTCGTTGGCCTGCTCGTTGAACTTGCGCACCAGCTCTTCAAAAATGTAGCCCATCTCCAAATTGGAAACGCGCTGGGGATGTAAGTCCACCCTGGTGAACTCCCTGAGGACCAGAAACAGCCGGTTGCTGTCTTCGAGCTTTTCAAGCTCCTGATCGAACTTGTAGAACTCAAAGATTTTGCGCGCGTTGTCGGAAAAGCCCTTGATGTAGTTGAGCAGGTTCTTGGCGATGTTGTCGGGATCGCCGAGCAGCTTCTTGAAAGTGTATTTGCTTGTGTTGTGAAACTGGTGTCCGGTGATCTTGTTGAGGCGGGCAGTGACGAACTTTTCGGGCTTGCCCTTGTGCAGGGCGTATTCCTTGAGCACGGCATCCTTGGTCGGCTCCAGCACGCAATCGAGGCGACGCAGCACAATCATGGGCAGCATGACTCGGCGATATTGAGGCGGGCGGTAGGGGCCGCGCAGCAGGTTGGCAATGGACCAGATAAAGCCGATGTGTTCTTGGTGGTTTTTGCTCATGGAACCTCCTGAAAAGCAATTACATCTTCCGGACGCGGCGCCCGAGAAGGCGCAATCGCGGAAAAGGTTTATCTTAAAAAATTTTTGGCGGATATGATAGGTCTTTCAACGGGGGCCGGCACACTGAAAACGCAGCGCAAGAAAAAAGCGAAGCTCCAAGCCATCGGAACTCCGCTTTTGTTCTGGATGACCTTCTGCCAGAGAAAGATCAACTATGGGTTTCTTTCATTTTGCAGGTATTAACCCCCAACAGGTGGCTGATGGGACAGTAGCGCATCGCGGCACTGGCGATGAGAACCACCCCGACCAGGCCGAGATAGCCGATGGGGTTGGGCAGCATGAACAGCAACCCAAGGAGAGCAATGCCGAGCAGGGTGCGGATGATTCGTTCGGTTCGCGAACACACGTTGTGCATCATGGCTTAATCCTCCATCGCTCGAAGGTTTCGCCACGCCTCTAAGGTTCCGGAGCGGCGCGATTTTTTGTTGCATGCCATTCGACGTTTGATTTCTGCGCCGAATTCATGACTTATTCTATCACCATTTGAGGATTTGGGAAGTCTTTGCCACGAAAAACGGCTTGCCGACGAAATCCTCTCGAAGGAAAGCCATTATTTTGACGAATCGTCCCGCGCCACCCAATCATCGATCGCTTGGGCGATGTCTTCGGAAAAATTGAGAAAGCGCAGCCCCATGCCCGGGTCGAGATCGGAGCGACGGCTGTAGCTGCGCCGCCAGACCACCTCGCAGGTGCAGGACACCACCAGGTTGAGAGGCGCGGGCAAGGTCAGCTCGACATCAAATTGTTCGCCGGGTTGGCGGGGATTGACCGAAGCGATGAACATTCCGCTGCAACTAATGTTTTTGGCGTAGCCGAAAAACGCCTTGCGTCCGTCGTCGAGCCGCGCACGCAGCACCAGTAGGGGCTTGCGCAGGTTTTTACGGCGGTTCGCCGGGGGCCGCTCCTCGGCGATCGGTTGAGTCTTGCCGAGCATGATGCACCTCCTCAGGGCCAAAGGTTGCGAAAGGCTATCTATCCACCCGGTGTGGGGTCGCAGCCCCCATGCTGAACAGTTACGCGATAACCGCGCATCAGCGCACGGGAAAATTCTGCTGCTGACGCAAAACAGCAAGATAAGCGCCAAGATCTCCGTCACTTTTCAGGCCCGCGCGAGACAGAAGCGGCGGCAGGAGATCCCAGGGGTCGCCCCACAACCCCTGTTTGTCACAGAGTTCACCGAGCAACTGGCGCGTCTTGAGCCCGTCGAACCATTGATGAAAAGCAGCAAGCAGGCGTCCCTGGTGGCCCCCGTGCTGACGGCAGAGATTGTTCCAGACCGACGCAAACCCTCGTCGGCGCAGAAAATCTTCCAGCGGCGGGCCCAGGCGCGCGGCGCCGGCGAGCAGGGCCTCGGCATCCTGGACGCCGCCTTGCACCACATCCAGCCAGGACTTGAGGATCTCGAAGGCCGGCAGGGCGTAAAAGCGCACGGTCGTGGCGGCACCGGCCTGCAATGCCGCCACGCTGGGACCGGTGCCAAAAGGCGTGCGCGCGGATACGCGCGGCGAAGGCTGCACCAGGGTGCCACGCAGTTGCGTTACGCCGACGGTTTTGGCCAACTGCTGCAGAAAGTAGAAATCCTCGCCGGCATGGCGCCGATTCATGCCGCCGACGGCTGCATAGGCACAGGCGCGACAGGCCAGGGCGCTGCCGATGCTGTGGTAGGCATAGGGCGAACCGGCAAGAGTCAATCCCAGAACGTAGTGCCGCAGGTAGAGTTCATAAAGGGTGATGGCTTCCTGAGCGGCGGGCGTCTGTGCCGTCTGGTGAGCAAAGGGCAGGACCGCGGCACCGGCCGCGCTCCAGTGAAAATGCTCAACGACGGCCTGCAGATAATTTTGCTGCACCAGGGTATCGGCGTCCAGGGAAACGAGAACGGGCCGCCCCGCCCAATCCAGCCGCTCCAGGGCCAGATCCAAGCCGATTTTGCGCGCCAAACCCACCCCCTCCTGCTCGGGCAGTTCCTGCCCGGGTGAGGCGGCGTCAACCCACCCCAGAGACACTTGCGGCCACAGATCCCGGGCGGCGCGCAGCATCTCCAGGGTTCTCCGGTTGTCGCGGCGCAGCGCCTCGGGCGCGTTCGGGCGGTTGTTGACCACCACCAGCACCAGGATGCGTTCCAACCAGGGTTGGGGGTTGGCTGCCAGGGCGTCGAGGGTCCGCGGCAAGGCCGCGCTTTCCGCCAAGGCCGGGATCACCACGGCGCCGCGGAAATCATGGCGCACCGTTCCGGAAATTCCCCAGGGTTCACGCACCCCGCGGGTGCGGAGGTATTTTTCCACAGCGGCAGGCATCCGGCCAGGCTCGGATTTTCGATCCAGGGGATGCTGCGGATCAGTCGCCTTCATGTTGACCTCAGGGGCAAAACTCCATTATATTCGCAGAAAAAAACTCAGGAAAGCATGACGACCTATGGCCTTTAATCTGAAAACAAAAATCTGGCAGACCGGCGCACTTGATTGGTGGGGATTTATCGACGGGGAGGATCAGTACCTGGGCTCGCGTGAGTTTCCCCTGCCCCCCGAAGAGGGCGATGAGTGGATCGTGCGCGCCACCGGCGACATCTATAAAGTCATCGACGGTGAAATCCGCAAGATCGGCAAGGGCGAACCACCGCGCATGTACTGGTGAACACCATGAGCTTGGAGGTCGTCCAGATTCCCGCCGGGCGCATGGATAATTTTTCCTACCTGGTGGTCTGCCCGCGCACCCGGCGCGCCCTGGCCGTTGATCCGTCCCTCGCCCCGGAGAATTTGCTGGCCGAGGTCAGCAAGCGCGACCTGCGGGTGGAAACCCTGGTCAACACCCACGGCCACGGCGACCACACCGGCGGCAACGCCGAGGTGCTGCGCGCCACCGGGGCGCGGCTGGCCGCACACCCCCTGGATCTGCCCGACGCCGATATCGCCCTGGAGGAGGGCAGCCGGCTCGCGGTGGGGGAAGGCATGGTCGAAGTGCTTCACACCCCGGGCCACTCCCCCGGTTCCATCACCCTGTTCACCGGCGCGGACCTCATCACCGGGGACACCCTGTTCGTCACCTTTGTCGGGCGCGCCGATCTCGCCGGCAGCAACCCCGAGGATCTTTATCGCAGCCTGCGGCGCCTGGCGTCCTTTCCTCCCCACACCCGGATTTATCCCGGCCACGATTACGGGCCGCGGCCCGTCTCGACCATCGGCTTCGAGCTGGAGCACAACCCCTACCTTAAATGCCCCGACCTGGCAGCCTTTCTCAAGCTGCGCATGGGGTGAATCCGATCCCGGCCAGGGCTTGGCCCCAGGCCTGATCTACTCCTCCAGCGGCACCGCCACCAGGCGCGT
Proteins encoded in this region:
- a CDS encoding glycosyltransferase — translated: MEKYLRTRGVREPWGISGTVRHDFRGAVVIPALAESAALPRTLDALAANPQPWLERILVLVVVNNRPNAPEALRRDNRRTLEMLRAARDLWPQVSLGWVDAASPGQELPEQEGVGLARKIGLDLALERLDWAGRPVLVSLDADTLVQQNYLQAVVEHFHWSAAGAAVLPFAHQTAQTPAAQEAITLYELYLRHYVLGLTLAGSPYAYHSIGSALACRACAYAAVGGMNRRHAGEDFYFLQQLAKTVGVTQLRGTLVQPSPRVSARTPFGTGPSVAALQAGAATTVRFYALPAFEILKSWLDVVQGGVQDAEALLAGAARLGPPLEDFLRRRGFASVWNNLCRQHGGHQGRLLAAFHQWFDGLKTRQLLGELCDKQGLWGDPWDLLPPLLSRAGLKSDGDLGAYLAVLRQQQNFPVR
- a CDS encoding hydroxyacylglutathione hydrolase family protein, which codes for MSLEVVQIPAGRMDNFSYLVVCPRTRRALAVDPSLAPENLLAEVSKRDLRVETLVNTHGHGDHTGGNAEVLRATGARLAAHPLDLPDADIALEEGSRLAVGEGMVEVLHTPGHSPGSITLFTGADLITGDTLFVTFVGRADLAGSNPEDLYRSLRRLASFPPHTRIYPGHDYGPRPVSTIGFELEHNPYLKCPDLAAFLKLRMG
- a CDS encoding YgaP family membrane protein, yielding MMHNVCSRTERIIRTLLGIALLGLLFMLPNPIGYLGLVGVVLIASAAMRYCPISHLLGVNTCKMKETHS
- a CDS encoding PilZ domain-containing protein — its product is MLGKTQPIAEERPPANRRKNLRKPLLVLRARLDDGRKAFFGYAKNISCSGMFIASVNPRQPGEQFDVELTLPAPLNLVVSCTCEVVWRRSYSRRSDLDPGMGLRFLNFSEDIAQAIDDWVARDDSSK